The Pseudofrankia inefficax genome window below encodes:
- a CDS encoding amidohydrolase family protein, which translates to MTDNGLFIVDSDSHWSEPADLFTKRAPAQFRDRVPRVETIDGQQMWVFDGKPVGAYSAGGVIGRDGKKESANKALFEWTIDEIHVGAYDPKVRLQVLDECGIDAQIIFPSTIGLGGQDLGLSDDPALTRLSIEIYNDAMAEIQSESGNRLLPLPLMPAWDIDLCVSEARRVAALGARGINMTSDPQDLGSPDLANRAWDPFWEACSELRLPVHFHIGASVTGMTFYGKYPWESHGANTKLAIGGTLLFIGNARVVTNLILSGIFDRHPDLQTVSVESGIGWIPFILETLDYEMAENAPEELAQLRKMPSDYFRSNIYATFWFENNRNKLPDLIEAVGEDRILFETDFPHPTCLYPGPLQSVEAKMATLSQDARAKILGENARKLYRL; encoded by the coding sequence ATGACGGATAACGGCCTCTTCATCGTCGACTCCGACTCTCACTGGTCAGAACCAGCCGATCTTTTCACGAAGCGCGCGCCGGCCCAGTTCCGCGACCGGGTTCCCCGGGTGGAGACCATCGACGGACAGCAGATGTGGGTGTTCGACGGAAAACCGGTCGGAGCCTACAGCGCCGGCGGCGTCATCGGCCGTGACGGCAAGAAGGAGAGCGCCAACAAGGCGTTATTCGAGTGGACGATCGACGAGATCCACGTCGGCGCCTACGACCCGAAGGTCCGGCTCCAGGTTCTCGACGAGTGCGGCATCGACGCCCAGATCATCTTTCCGAGCACCATCGGACTCGGCGGCCAGGACCTCGGGCTCTCGGATGATCCGGCCCTGACGCGGCTGTCGATCGAGATCTACAACGACGCGATGGCCGAGATCCAGAGCGAGTCGGGCAACCGGCTGCTGCCGCTGCCGCTGATGCCGGCGTGGGACATCGACCTGTGCGTCAGCGAGGCGCGGCGGGTCGCGGCGCTGGGCGCGCGCGGTATCAACATGACGTCGGACCCGCAGGACCTGGGCTCGCCCGACCTGGCGAACCGGGCCTGGGACCCGTTCTGGGAGGCCTGCAGCGAGCTGCGGCTGCCGGTGCACTTCCACATCGGCGCCAGCGTCACCGGCATGACCTTCTACGGCAAGTACCCGTGGGAGTCCCACGGCGCCAACACCAAGCTCGCGATCGGCGGCACACTGCTGTTCATCGGCAACGCTCGGGTGGTGACGAACCTGATCCTGTCCGGCATCTTCGACCGCCACCCCGACCTGCAGACGGTGTCGGTGGAAAGTGGCATCGGCTGGATCCCGTTCATCCTCGAGACGCTCGACTACGAGATGGCGGAGAACGCCCCGGAGGAGCTCGCCCAGCTGAGGAAGATGCCGTCGGACTACTTCCGCAGCAACATCTACGCGACGTTCTGGTTCGAGAACAACCGCAACAAGCTGCCCGACCTCATCGAGGCGGTCGGCGAGGACCGGATCCTGTTCGAGACCGACTTCCCGCACCCGACCTGCCTCTACCCGGGACCGCTGCAGAGCGTCGAGGCGAAGATGGCGACCCTGTCCCAGGACGCGCGCGCGAAGATCCTCGGCGAGAACGCCAGGAAGCTCTACCGGCTCTGA